The Deltaproteobacteria bacterium genome segment GGCGTCGTGACCTTTTCGGGGCGCCTCGGCGGCTACGGCAACATCGTCGTGGTGAAGCACGACGCGCTCTACTCGACGGCCTACGCCCACAACAAGCGCAACCACGTCGAGAAGGGCGAGCGCGTCGAGCGCGGGCAACACATCGCCGACGTCGGCAAGACCGGGAATGCGCGCGCGCGCTTTCCGATCGTGCACTTCGAAGTGCGGCGCGGCGAGGAGCCGAGGAATCCGCTGCGCTATTTGCCATGACTGCGCGCGCTGCGCTGCACGACGCGAGGGATCCGTGAGTGCCGAAGACCTGAAGCGCTTGATTCGCGACATCCCCGACTTCCCGAAGCCGGGCATCCTGTTCCGCGACGTGACGCCGCTGCTGCTGCACGAGCCGGCGCTGCGCGCGGCGATCGACGCGCTCGCCGCGCCGTTCCGCGGCGCCGGCGTTCAGCGCGTGCTCGGCATCGAGTCGCGCGGCTTCATCTTCGGCGCGCCCGTCGCGCTCGCCCTCGGCGCGGGCTTCGCGCTCGTGCGCAAAGAGGGAAAGCTGCCGTTCGAGACGTTTGCCGCGTCGTACGCGCTCGAGTACGGCGAGGACCGCGTCGAGATGCACGTCGACGCCGTCTCGAAGGGACAACGCGTGC includes the following:
- a CDS encoding adenine phosphoribosyltransferase; the encoded protein is MRARAFRSCTSKCGAARSRGIRCAICHDCARCAARREGSVSAEDLKRLIRDIPDFPKPGILFRDVTPLLLHEPALRAAIDALAAPFRGAGVQRVLGIESRGFIFGAPVALALGAGFALVRKEGKLPFETFAASYALEYGEDRVEMHVDAVSKGQRVLVVDDLIATGGTAAAAVKLARMAGGEVVGASFLIELSALGGRQAMDVRCEAVLKY